Proteins from a genomic interval of Nautilia sp. PV-1:
- a CDS encoding CheB methylesterase domain-containing protein — MFTKKLLIVSPSAVFRLTLKKFLENRFEVDTNKNKEIDLKKYDLIIFDKDYGDEYKKFLNKVVLIGGECEDCIEKPDFISEEFKQNLLNLIEKKLGIRQKRKKIPEIIKGAEKYVLIGSSTGGPGLIETIARSLPEDYPYPVCVVQHMPANFTSKFASRLNSVSKLNVVESDNTQPVVKGYFIIAKGGWHLHFRNKDGIVYCKHAPNSKNKFFVPSVDEMFFSALEVMNPKDIMAVVLTGIGDDGADGLVALKKAGAYTIAESEKTAAVYGMPKAAKERGGACKILDFPDIVKEILKFGEH, encoded by the coding sequence TTGTTTACAAAAAAACTGCTGATAGTTAGTCCTTCCGCCGTTTTCAGGCTTACTCTTAAAAAGTTTTTGGAAAACAGGTTTGAGGTTGATACAAATAAAAACAAAGAAATAGATTTAAAAAAATATGATTTAATTATTTTTGATAAAGACTACGGGGATGAATATAAAAAATTTTTAAATAAAGTTGTGCTTATAGGCGGAGAATGCGAAGACTGTATTGAAAAACCCGATTTTATATCAGAAGAGTTTAAACAGAATCTTTTAAATTTAATAGAAAAAAAACTTGGTATCAGACAGAAAAGAAAAAAAATACCTGAAATAATAAAAGGGGCTGAAAAATATGTGCTTATAGGTTCTTCAACGGGAGGTCCCGGGCTTATTGAGACAATAGCAAGGTCTTTGCCTGAGGATTATCCTTATCCGGTGTGCGTGGTTCAGCATATGCCCGCTAATTTTACGTCTAAGTTTGCTTCAAGGTTGAATTCGGTGTCAAAATTAAACGTTGTCGAATCGGATAATACCCAGCCGGTTGTAAAAGGGTATTTTATTATCGCCAAAGGAGGATGGCATTTGCATTTCAGAAATAAAGACGGGATAGTTTACTGCAAACATGCCCCTAATTCCAAAAACAAATTTTTTGTGCCAAGTGTAGATGAAATGTTTTTTTCCGCTCTTGAAGTAATGAATCCGAAAGATATAATGGCAGTAGTGCTGACAGGCATAGGCGATGACGGTGCGGACGGGCTAGTCGCTTTAAAAAAAGCGGGAGCTTATACTATAGCCGAATCGGAAAAAACGGCGGCGGTATACGGAATGCCGAAAGCCGCAAAAGAAAGAGGCGGAGCCTGTAAAATATTGGATTTTCCAGATATTGTAAAAGAGATATTAAAATTTGGAGAACATTAA
- a CDS encoding magnesium transporter CorA family protein, with protein MFIFTDKLQQTEKIIINNDRQIIFSTVDNKDIINWLKTHSFPESFIEDIQSEDQSITYEEADEFKFLVLKYIKFDEEENLLYDDSNVVFIITENKLFILAEERDIIVELAKKFAKRRHKYKNFEYLLYQIADILVDNTILIIDVIDEALENLEDSIFHENIEEDELQKDIYYARRTLNRITKVSIHEKDVLNRMYHRFDSNIKEDLKYEFIDLNEHLKYLIDESKTLLDRTGYLLNLHMGILSTKMNKAMQRLAAISLIFLPLTFVVGNYGMNFEYMPELHWKYGYLMTWIVNITIAGSIYWWLKKKKWI; from the coding sequence ATGTTTATCTTCACCGACAAACTCCAGCAGACTGAAAAAATAATTATCAACAACGACAGACAGATTATTTTTTCAACGGTTGACAACAAAGATATTATCAACTGGCTTAAAACCCATTCGTTTCCGGAAAGTTTTATAGAAGATATTCAGAGCGAAGACCAGTCTATTACATACGAAGAGGCAGATGAGTTTAAATTTCTTGTATTAAAATACATCAAATTCGACGAAGAGGAAAACCTCCTTTATGACGATTCAAACGTAGTATTTATTATTACCGAAAACAAACTTTTCATTTTAGCCGAAGAAAGAGACATTATAGTAGAACTGGCTAAAAAATTCGCCAAAAGAAGACATAAGTATAAAAATTTCGAATATCTTTTATACCAGATTGCCGATATTCTAGTTGACAATACAATTTTGATAATTGACGTAATAGACGAAGCCCTGGAAAACTTGGAAGATTCTATTTTCCACGAAAACATAGAAGAGGACGAACTTCAAAAAGACATATACTATGCCAGACGTACTTTAAACAGAATCACCAAAGTCTCTATACACGAGAAAGACGTTTTAAACAGAATGTACCACAGATTCGATTCGAATATAAAAGAAGATCTGAAATACGAATTCATCGACTTAAACGAACACCTTAAATATCTGATCGACGAATCAAAAACCCTTCTTGACAGAACAGGTTATTTGCTAAACCTGCATATGGGTATTCTGTCTACTAAAATGAATAAAGCAATGCAGCGCCTAGCCGCAATTTCACTTATTTTCCTTCCTTTGACGTTCGTGGTTGGAAATTACGGAATGAACTTTGAATATATGCCGGAACTGCACTGGAAATACGGGTATCTGATGACGTGGATCGTAAATATCACAATAGCCGGAAGCATATACTGGTGGCTTAAAAAGAAAAAATGGATTTAA
- a CDS encoding lipopolysaccharide assembly protein LapB: MKLRYFFVITFISFNISFAYQVKPENRVIEYNKKTEYKNLINQANKLALNKNIEKSLETARKAYELCPNKKEALLIMARVYNFKKDFLNLRKTAEKIVEISPSNYLGNIYLANSYMKSDRVKVKEILTSLLKKHPQDAQITTKLKVLNEI, from the coding sequence ATGAAATTAAGATATTTTTTTGTAATAACGTTTATATCTTTTAATATAAGTTTTGCATATCAGGTAAAACCGGAAAACAGAGTAATCGAATATAATAAAAAAACTGAATATAAAAATTTAATAAATCAGGCCAATAAATTAGCTTTGAATAAAAATATAGAAAAAAGTCTTGAAACGGCGAGAAAAGCATATGAATTGTGTCCTAACAAAAAAGAAGCTCTTTTAATTATGGCAAGAGTGTATAATTTTAAAAAAGATTTTTTAAATTTGAGAAAAACCGCGGAAAAGATTGTTGAAATTTCACCTAGTAATTATCTTGGAAATATATACCTTGCAAATTCGTATATGAAATCCGACAGGGTTAAAGTAAAAGAGATTTTAACCTCTTTATTAAAAAAACATCCGCAGGATGCTCAGATTACAACTAAATTAAAGGTATTGAATGAAATTTAA
- a CDS encoding phosphoethanolamine transferase encodes MKFKFKFNIELTQTQLIILSSLFFVLFENFVFFKKSYEAFHNVLFMLGLGGLLFVVISTLLILISNRYIIKPFLIVLFLVSSAAAYYMQAYGTIINDKMIQNIFETDTNEVKDLLNFTLFAYILFLGVLPSLFVYKVKIKNRGIKKEIISRLKLVAFNILLVPVLYLMFSKYWVSFFRSHKTLRMYTNPTYYIYSLGKYIDEKYFTKPMKFKHIGMDAKVEEKGKPKLVIFVLGEAARYDHFSLNGYKRDTNPNLEKIKDLIDFPDVHSCGTETAVSVPCMFSPYNRSDYSDKLAKHTDSVIDIINRAGVNVLWRDNDSGSKGVASRIKNYEDYNNANIKPYCKDGNCVDDVLLYKLQKWINDLNNSKPVFIVLHTKGSHGPAYYKRYPKSFEKFKPICKTNQLQDCKREEVVNAYDNTILYTDHFLDEVIKFLKKNEGKYRVAMYYMSDHGESLGENGIYLHGMPYFIAPDVQKHPASVAWFGKNFDINVSCVKKIAKDAYTQDNLFSTLLGLLDVKTKVYNPKMDIFYKCRIKK; translated from the coding sequence ATGAAATTTAAATTCAAATTTAATATCGAGCTTACACAGACACAGCTTATTATTCTCTCTTCGCTGTTTTTTGTTCTGTTTGAGAATTTCGTGTTTTTTAAAAAGTCGTATGAGGCCTTTCATAACGTTTTGTTTATGCTGGGGCTAGGAGGGCTTTTATTTGTCGTTATTTCAACTCTATTGATTTTAATTTCAAACCGTTATATTATTAAACCTTTTTTGATTGTGCTGTTTCTGGTTTCTTCGGCGGCGGCATATTACATGCAGGCTTACGGCACTATTATTAACGATAAAATGATTCAAAATATCTTTGAAACAGATACGAATGAGGTTAAGGATTTGCTTAATTTCACACTGTTTGCATATATTTTGTTTTTAGGGGTGCTTCCTTCGCTTTTTGTATATAAAGTCAAAATAAAAAACAGGGGGATTAAAAAAGAGATTATTTCAAGACTTAAACTTGTTGCTTTTAACATACTGCTTGTACCGGTGTTGTATCTTATGTTTTCAAAATACTGGGTGTCTTTTTTTAGAAGCCACAAAACACTGAGAATGTATACCAACCCTACTTATTACATATATTCTCTAGGAAAATACATTGACGAGAAATATTTCACAAAACCGATGAAGTTCAAACATATAGGTATGGATGCAAAAGTAGAGGAAAAAGGTAAACCGAAACTTGTTATATTCGTACTCGGAGAAGCGGCGAGGTATGACCATTTTTCATTAAACGGATATAAAAGAGATACGAATCCAAACCTTGAAAAAATAAAAGACCTTATAGATTTTCCAGACGTTCATTCGTGCGGTACCGAAACTGCGGTTAGCGTGCCGTGTATGTTTTCACCGTATAACAGAAGCGATTATTCCGATAAGCTTGCCAAACATACGGATTCCGTAATAGACATAATAAACAGAGCTGGCGTGAATGTATTATGGAGGGATAACGATTCCGGCTCCAAAGGAGTGGCCAGCAGAATTAAAAATTATGAAGATTACAACAATGCGAATATAAAACCTTACTGTAAAGACGGAAACTGTGTTGATGACGTGTTGCTTTACAAACTTCAGAAGTGGATTAACGATCTGAATAATTCAAAACCGGTATTTATAGTGCTGCATACAAAAGGCTCCCACGGACCGGCGTATTATAAAAGATATCCGAAAAGTTTTGAAAAATTCAAACCTATATGCAAAACAAACCAGCTTCAGGACTGTAAAAGAGAAGAAGTCGTAAACGCATATGACAATACCATTTTATATACGGATCATTTCTTGGATGAGGTAATAAAATTCTTAAAGAAAAACGAAGGCAAATACAGGGTTGCCATGTATTATATGTCCGATCACGGTGAAAGTCTCGGTGAAAACGGAATATATCTGCACGGTATGCCTTATTTTATAGCGCCGGACGTTCAGAAGCATCCTGCAAGTGTGGCTTGGTTCGGTAAAAATTTCGATATAAACGTCAGCTGCGTTAAAAAGATAGCAAAAGACGCATATACCCAGGATAATCTATTCAGCACCCTTTTGGGGCTTTTGGATGTAAAAACAAAAGTGTATAATCCTAAGATGGATATATTTTATAAATGCAGGATTAAAAAATGA
- a CDS encoding diacylglycerol kinase, translating to MKPKYSFFKNFKYAREGFAEVFKKETSFKLEIIFFAVLSVVAVFLPYPVWAKIILISGMLVPLIVELLNSAIERVVDMVTSEYHELAKYAKDAAAAAVMISIFFSVLVWICVIVYFW from the coding sequence ATGAAACCTAAATACAGTTTTTTTAAAAATTTTAAATACGCAAGGGAAGGGTTTGCAGAGGTTTTTAAAAAAGAAACCTCTTTTAAACTAGAAATAATTTTTTTTGCAGTTTTATCTGTTGTGGCCGTTTTTCTGCCGTATCCCGTATGGGCTAAAATAATACTTATATCGGGGATGCTTGTTCCTTTGATAGTGGAACTTTTGAATTCCGCGATAGAAAGAGTTGTAGACATGGTTACAAGCGAATATCATGAACTTGCCAAATACGCTAAAGACGCGGCGGCAGCCGCTGTGATGATTTCTATATTTTTCAGCGTACTGGTATGGATCTGTGTAATTGTTTATTTTTGGTAG
- a CDS encoding cell wall metabolism sensor histidine kinase WalK has protein sequence MNNLRNTLFIQFAIVVFLIIAIFEGALIFFLISSFNMHLKDKLVIIATEISNEQFNKTTLLRIQHKYKVYPLFIRIINKTNPFIMQKDKKNIEGFITKKIDTPTGKETLLIYNYIKNGKIIQVSTVISGNDDKIQIVKTISLAVSLFIYLIVLLIGYKFIDKVANNIEESFRRLKIFNSNVSHELKTPLTIMKGEIEVALMNNECDEELLKSLLNEINYINEITDKLLFLTKKDALNKQNFENIDLEDIILELFEKYTKKVSIDLNIKEDEEYYLKGDKTLLMIAISNLIENSIKYGATKINITLKKEKNKIILKIKDNGIGIPKEKLPFIFDEFYRVDESRNKKVKGFGLGLSIVKSIINLHNGKIKLNSDGKNGVEAIIEFFYQK, from the coding sequence ATGAATAATCTCAGAAACACTCTTTTTATACAGTTTGCGATTGTAGTTTTTTTAATAATCGCAATATTCGAAGGAGCTTTAATCTTCTTCCTTATCAGCTCTTTTAATATGCATTTAAAAGACAAACTCGTAATAATCGCTACAGAAATTTCAAACGAACAGTTTAATAAAACCACTCTTCTAAGAATACAGCATAAATACAAGGTTTATCCGCTTTTTATAAGAATAATCAATAAAACAAACCCTTTTATAATGCAAAAAGACAAAAAAAACATAGAAGGCTTTATAACCAAAAAAATAGACACACCTACCGGTAAAGAAACACTTTTAATATACAACTACATAAAAAACGGCAAAATTATTCAGGTTTCCACCGTAATATCCGGTAACGACGACAAAATACAGATCGTAAAAACCATTTCACTAGCAGTATCGCTTTTTATTTATCTGATAGTGCTGCTCATCGGATATAAATTTATCGATAAAGTGGCAAATAATATAGAAGAGTCTTTCAGAAGGCTTAAAATATTCAATTCGAACGTTTCTCATGAGCTGAAAACGCCTCTGACGATAATGAAAGGCGAAATAGAAGTCGCCCTTATGAACAACGAATGCGACGAAGAGCTTTTAAAGTCACTGCTTAACGAAATAAACTACATAAATGAAATTACTGACAAACTGCTGTTTTTAACTAAAAAAGACGCTCTAAACAAACAGAACTTCGAAAATATAGATTTAGAAGACATTATTCTTGAGCTTTTTGAAAAATACACCAAAAAAGTTTCTATTGACCTTAATATAAAAGAGGATGAAGAATACTATTTAAAAGGCGACAAAACGCTTCTAATGATAGCTATATCCAATCTGATAGAAAACTCCATTAAATACGGAGCCACTAAAATAAACATTACTCTGAAAAAAGAGAAAAATAAAATAATTCTTAAAATAAAAGACAACGGAATAGGAATACCTAAAGAAAAACTTCCGTTTATATTCGATGAATTCTACAGGGTTGATGAAAGCAGAAACAAAAAAGTAAAAGGTTTCGGACTCGGACTTTCAATCGTAAAATCGATTATCAACCTTCACAACGGAAAAATAAAATTAAACAGCGACGGAAAAAACGGAGTAGAGGCTATTATAGAGTTTTTCTACCAAAAATAA
- a CDS encoding response regulator transcription factor, whose product MKILLIEDDEKIVKFIQAGFRKVGYRIDIATDGEEGLYMAQNNNYDVLIVDWMLPKISGIELLKELKKEKNTPALILTAKRDIEDKVEGLSVADDYLTKPFEFEELIARVKALYRRSNNLNDNIIRVADLELNPETKEVRRAGKLIELTAKQFELLKYLMINKNKIVNTDMIQSNLWEMDDEINSNVINVYISHLRKKIDKDFDKKLIKTYRGMGFKLSDE is encoded by the coding sequence ATGAAAATACTACTAATAGAAGATGACGAAAAAATAGTAAAATTCATTCAGGCCGGATTTAGAAAAGTCGGGTATAGAATAGATATAGCAACAGACGGTGAAGAAGGCCTTTATATGGCGCAAAACAACAATTACGACGTATTAATTGTAGACTGGATGCTTCCTAAAATCAGCGGAATAGAACTGCTTAAAGAGCTTAAAAAAGAAAAAAACACGCCGGCTCTTATTTTAACTGCAAAAAGGGATATTGAAGATAAAGTTGAAGGTTTAAGCGTAGCTGACGACTACCTTACTAAACCTTTCGAATTTGAAGAACTGATAGCAAGGGTAAAAGCGCTTTACAGAAGAAGCAATAACCTAAACGATAATATTATAAGAGTGGCTGATTTAGAGTTAAATCCTGAAACAAAAGAAGTAAGAAGAGCCGGAAAGCTTATAGAACTTACTGCAAAACAGTTCGAACTTTTAAAATATCTTATGATTAACAAAAACAAAATAGTAAATACGGATATGATCCAAAGTAACTTATGGGAAATGGACGATGAAATAAATTCAAACGTAATTAACGTATATATTTCACATCTTAGAAAAAAAATAGACAAAGATTTCGACAAAAAACTTATTAAAACATACAGAGGCATGGGATTCAAACTAAGCGATGAATAA
- the tsaD gene encoding tRNA (adenosine(37)-N6)-threonylcarbamoyltransferase complex transferase subunit TsaD, producing the protein MILAIESSCDDTSLAVMEIKTKKLLFHKKISQELEHSVYGGVVPELASRLHAKALPEILSRTKEFFPKLKAVAVTNAPGLSVTLQEGVMMAKALSISLNISLIGVNHLIGHIYSLFIEKDEIKPMMVLLVSGGHTKILNFNGIDDVCEIASTMDDSFGESFDKVAKMLGLGYPGGPVIEKLAEKGAETVGLPLPLKNSPEIAFSYSGIKNAVRLAIETGRYKSEDIAASFQAKAIEHLVFMSKRAVKKYRPFNFAIVGGASANLKLREEFEKLSKKFGFKLLYPEMKFTSDNAAMIARAAVEMYNKGMFTDYKKIKIIPRVEFEKCE; encoded by the coding sequence ATGATTTTGGCAATTGAAAGCAGCTGTGACGACACCTCTTTGGCTGTAATGGAAATAAAAACGAAAAAACTTCTTTTTCATAAAAAAATATCCCAGGAGCTCGAACATTCGGTATACGGAGGAGTGGTGCCGGAGCTTGCCAGCAGGCTTCACGCGAAAGCCCTTCCGGAAATACTTTCCAGAACAAAAGAGTTTTTCCCGAAACTAAAAGCCGTTGCCGTGACTAATGCACCAGGTCTTTCCGTTACCCTTCAAGAAGGCGTAATGATGGCAAAGGCTTTAAGTATATCTTTAAATATATCTTTGATAGGCGTAAACCATTTAATAGGCCATATCTATTCTCTTTTTATTGAAAAAGATGAAATAAAACCCATGATGGTGCTTCTTGTCAGCGGAGGACATACTAAAATACTGAATTTTAACGGGATTGACGACGTATGCGAAATTGCCAGCACGATGGATGACAGTTTCGGGGAGAGTTTTGATAAAGTCGCTAAAATGCTGGGACTAGGTTATCCCGGAGGGCCGGTAATAGAAAAGCTTGCCGAAAAAGGCGCTGAAACTGTAGGACTTCCTCTGCCTCTTAAAAACTCTCCCGAGATTGCGTTTAGTTATTCCGGTATTAAAAACGCCGTAAGACTTGCCATTGAAACGGGCAGGTATAAGTCTGAGGATATTGCGGCCTCTTTTCAGGCCAAAGCTATTGAACATCTTGTTTTTATGAGCAAAAGGGCCGTTAAAAAATACAGACCTTTCAATTTTGCGATAGTCGGGGGCGCCAGCGCCAATTTGAAATTAAGAGAAGAGTTTGAAAAATTGTCAAAAAAATTCGGTTTTAAACTGTTATATCCGGAAATGAAGTTTACTTCCGACAATGCGGCCATGATAGCAAGGGCTGCAGTTGAGATGTATAACAAAGGAATGTTTACGGATTATAAAAAAATAAAGATAATTCCGAGAGTTGAGTTTGAAAAATGCGAATAA
- the rpsU gene encoding 30S ribosomal protein S21: MPGIVVHQGEDFESAYRKFKRQVDRNLIVVELRKRRFYEPPSERRKKEKIATRKKILRKLWMLRRYESRL; encoded by the coding sequence GTGCCAGGAATCGTAGTACATCAAGGCGAAGATTTCGAATCTGCTTACAGAAAGTTCAAAAGACAGGTTGACAGAAACCTGATCGTAGTAGAACTTAGAAAAAGAAGATTCTACGAGCCGCCGAGCGAAAGACGTAAAAAAGAAAAAATCGCGACTCGTAAAAAAATCCTTAGAAAACTTTGGATGCTTAGAAGATACGAAAGCAGATTATAA
- the pyrG gene encoding glutamine hydrolyzing CTP synthase, whose amino-acid sequence MSKYIFVTGGVLSSLGKGITSASIATLLQHSGFKVSMVKIDPYINVDPGTMSPFEHGEVFVTEDGAETDLDIGNYERFLNTNLGKKNNFTTGQIYLSVIEKERRGDYLGKTVQIIPHITDEIKRRIKEVAKDVDIVVVELGGTIGDIEGLPFLEAVRQLKHEVGKTNAMFVHVTLIPYIKAAGELKTKPTQHSVQELRRIGITPHMLVCRTEKPLPKALKEKLADSCDIERDAVIEAVDAPTVYQVPLNFLNQDILTPISKQLDLGELHPDMTEWNFIVKKIISPQKSVKIAFVGKYLQLKESYKSLIEALIHSGAHLDMRVDIEWVDSENLEKMDDEKMDELFNEVSGVLVAGGFGERGVEGKLKAIKYARENKIPYLGICLGMQLAVIEFARNVLGLEYANSQEFDPDTPEPVVYLIDEFIDASGQKQLRTHKSPLGGTMRLGGYECFVKEGTKLYDAYKTDKVIERHRHRYEVNGAYEDALKEKGMIVSGKSVEGLVEAVELKEHPWFVAVQFHPEFTNKLKSPNKVIMSFVENAYKCQRSC is encoded by the coding sequence ATGAGCAAATATATTTTTGTAACCGGCGGAGTTTTGAGTTCACTCGGGAAAGGTATTACTTCAGCTTCTATTGCCACGCTGCTTCAGCACAGCGGTTTTAAAGTATCTATGGTAAAAATAGACCCTTATATAAACGTTGATCCGGGAACAATGAGTCCTTTTGAGCACGGAGAGGTTTTTGTAACCGAAGACGGTGCTGAGACGGATCTTGATATCGGAAATTATGAGAGATTTTTAAATACGAATCTCGGTAAAAAGAACAATTTTACAACCGGACAGATATATTTAAGCGTAATTGAAAAAGAAAGAAGAGGGGATTATTTAGGAAAAACGGTACAGATAATTCCTCATATTACGGACGAAATCAAAAGAAGAATAAAAGAAGTCGCAAAAGACGTTGATATTGTGGTTGTGGAACTCGGGGGAACGATAGGGGATATTGAAGGTCTTCCGTTTTTAGAAGCTGTAAGACAGCTTAAACATGAAGTCGGCAAAACAAACGCAATGTTTGTGCATGTGACTTTAATACCTTATATAAAAGCAGCCGGAGAGCTTAAAACAAAACCTACACAGCACAGCGTTCAGGAACTCAGACGTATAGGTATCACGCCTCATATGCTTGTGTGCAGAACGGAAAAGCCCCTGCCGAAAGCCCTTAAAGAAAAACTTGCCGACAGCTGTGACATAGAAAGAGACGCCGTTATAGAAGCGGTTGACGCTCCGACGGTTTATCAGGTGCCTTTGAACTTTTTAAATCAGGATATATTGACGCCTATTTCTAAACAGCTTGATTTAGGGGAGCTTCATCCTGATATGACCGAATGGAACTTTATAGTCAAAAAAATAATTTCACCTCAAAAAAGCGTAAAAATAGCTTTTGTCGGAAAATACCTTCAGTTAAAAGAATCATACAAATCATTAATCGAAGCGCTTATCCACAGCGGTGCCCATCTTGATATGAGAGTGGATATAGAATGGGTTGACAGTGAAAACCTTGAAAAAATGGACGATGAAAAAATGGATGAGCTGTTTAACGAAGTAAGCGGTGTTTTGGTTGCAGGAGGTTTTGGGGAAAGAGGAGTAGAAGGAAAACTTAAAGCCATAAAATACGCACGTGAAAACAAAATCCCTTACCTTGGTATATGTCTTGGAATGCAGCTTGCGGTAATAGAATTCGCAAGAAACGTATTGGGACTTGAATATGCAAACTCTCAGGAGTTTGATCCGGACACTCCGGAACCTGTCGTTTATCTGATAGACGAATTTATCGATGCAAGCGGACAAAAACAGCTAAGAACCCATAAATCTCCTCTTGGCGGGACAATGAGACTCGGAGGATATGAGTGCTTTGTAAAAGAGGGGACTAAACTTTACGATGCTTACAAAACGGATAAAGTAATCGAAAGACACAGACACAGATACGAAGTAAACGGTGCGTATGAGGACGCTCTTAAAGAAAAAGGTATGATAGTAAGCGGTAAAAGCGTTGAAGGTCTGGTAGAAGCGGTTGAACTTAAAGAACACCCTTGGTTTGTAGCCGTTCAGTTCCATCCTGAATTTACCAATAAACTAAAATCACCTAACAAGGTTATTATGTCATTTGTAGAGAATGCCTATAAATGTCAAAGAAGCTGCTGA
- the recJ gene encoding single-stranded-DNA-specific exonuclease RecJ — MLTKEKIKQILSNRIEELSSSNLPHYSLLSDIDKAAERIIKAIKNNEKIVIVGDYDVDGVSSSAIMKLFFDFLEYSAEIVIPDRFEDGYGLTPKLLERIEADLIITVDNGITSFEAAEICKERDIDLIITDHHTPLINEKKSDSKFKLPDAYAVVNPKTSPDFPFKEICGAEVAWYLCAAVKNSLKVKIDLREYLDILCIAIIADVMPLTHMNRTLVNMGLKRLNGALKPFSKALKRFFNKDFSSEDIAFQIAPRLNAAGRMAHANTAYEFLTSTDENRAFDLLMELDGLNNLRKETEKEAVESIDVDNESFIVVKGDYHEGVVGIIASRLVYKYKKPAIVLSKKDGMLKGSGRSLGNIDIFALVNECSEILEGFGGHKMACGLSLKEDNFTLFKQAVNEKIVKYSDEDFFIEDYVLGELPFSEIDIELLDILKSFEPYGEGNPKPKFTAAAKIEHIQNLKENHFKLILSQDDIVLPAVIFRYDGEFDEFIKFKFSVNENSYYGRSVQLMIEEIL, encoded by the coding sequence ATGCTCACAAAAGAAAAAATAAAACAGATACTCTCAAACCGAATCGAAGAGCTCAGCTCTTCAAACCTTCCACATTATTCACTTCTTTCAGATATCGATAAAGCCGCCGAAAGAATAATCAAAGCTATAAAAAACAATGAAAAAATTGTCATAGTGGGCGATTATGACGTAGACGGAGTCAGCAGCAGCGCAATTATGAAACTTTTTTTTGATTTTTTAGAATATAGCGCTGAAATCGTTATACCCGACAGGTTTGAGGACGGATACGGACTTACTCCCAAACTGCTTGAAAGAATTGAAGCGGATCTGATCATTACCGTCGATAACGGAATTACCAGTTTTGAAGCTGCTGAAATCTGTAAAGAAAGAGATATAGATTTAATTATAACCGATCACCATACGCCTTTGATAAATGAGAAAAAAAGCGATTCTAAGTTTAAACTTCCCGATGCGTATGCAGTAGTAAACCCAAAAACCTCTCCGGATTTTCCTTTCAAAGAAATATGCGGGGCGGAAGTGGCATGGTATCTTTGTGCGGCTGTTAAGAATTCGCTTAAAGTCAAAATAGATTTGAGGGAATATCTCGATATTCTGTGTATTGCCATAATAGCGGACGTAATGCCTCTTACACATATGAACAGAACTCTGGTGAATATGGGATTAAAAAGGCTAAACGGCGCATTAAAACCTTTTTCAAAAGCTTTAAAAAGGTTTTTTAACAAGGATTTTTCGAGTGAGGATATAGCTTTTCAGATAGCTCCTAGATTAAATGCGGCGGGAAGAATGGCGCATGCAAACACGGCTTATGAATTTTTAACAAGCACAGATGAAAACAGGGCTTTTGATCTGCTTATGGAGCTGGACGGACTGAATAATTTAAGAAAAGAGACGGAAAAAGAAGCAGTCGAATCCATAGATGTGGATAATGAAAGTTTTATTGTCGTAAAGGGCGATTATCACGAGGGAGTGGTGGGAATAATCGCCAGCAGACTGGTATATAAATATAAAAAACCGGCAATTGTTTTAAGTAAAAAAGACGGAATGCTTAAAGGAAGCGGCAGGAGTCTCGGAAATATAGATATTTTTGCCCTTGTAAATGAATGCAGCGAAATTCTTGAAGGTTTCGGCGGACATAAAATGGCATGCGGTCTTTCATTAAAAGAGGATAATTTCACACTTTTCAAACAGGCTGTAAACGAAAAAATAGTAAAATATTCAGATGAGGATTTTTTTATTGAAGACTATGTTTTGGGCGAACTTCCTTTTAGTGAAATAGATATAGAGCTTTTGGATATACTTAAATCGTTTGAACCGTACGGAGAGGGAAATCCAAAACCAAAATTTACGGCGGCGGCTAAAATAGAACATATTCAAAACCTTAAAGAGAATCATTTTAAGCTTATTCTTTCTCAGGACGATATTGTTTTACCTGCCGTTATTTTCAGATATGACGGAGAGTTTGACGAATTTATAAAGTTTAAATTCAGCGTAAACGAAAACAGCTATTACGGAAGAAGCGTGCAACTAATGATAGAGGAGATATTATGA